A stretch of Mycobacterium sp. ITM-2016-00316 DNA encodes these proteins:
- a CDS encoding Trm112 family protein, with the protein MSLDAKLLDIVVCPEDHGPLAYIPGECLYNARLRRAYPIVDGIPVLLVDEAVPVADDAEHERLLSAAQADPR; encoded by the coding sequence GTGAGTCTCGACGCGAAGCTGCTCGACATCGTGGTCTGTCCCGAGGATCACGGGCCGCTGGCCTACATCCCGGGGGAGTGCCTGTACAACGCCAGACTGCGCCGCGCCTACCCCATCGTGGACGGCATCCCGGTGCTGCTCGTCGACGAAGCGGTACCCGTCGCCGACGACGCCGAGCACGAGCGGCTGCTCAGCGCAGCGCAGGCAGATCCCCGGTGA
- a CDS encoding ABC transporter ATP-binding protein: MMSSSHDELLPDAPEHAIVIKNLHVTRGKRTALEDISVAIPPGTITGLLGPSGCGKTTLIRSIVGTQVVASGTVTVLGLPAGSAALRRRVGYVTQEPTIYPDLRVIDNARYFAALYGTDARAADDAIAAVGLDDHRTALCGNLSGGQRTRVSLACALVSHPDLLVLDEPTVGLDPVLRVDLWEQFRKLADGGTTLLVSSHVMDEADHCGDLLLLREGRLLAHTSPAQLREDTGCTSLEDAFLSVIRHGTAA, from the coding sequence ATGATGAGTTCATCGCACGATGAATTACTGCCCGACGCCCCCGAACACGCCATTGTGATCAAGAACCTGCACGTCACACGCGGCAAACGCACCGCCCTCGAGGACATCTCGGTCGCCATCCCGCCCGGCACCATCACCGGGCTACTCGGCCCCTCGGGCTGCGGCAAGACCACGCTCATCCGGTCCATCGTCGGCACCCAGGTGGTCGCGTCCGGCACGGTCACCGTGCTCGGCCTGCCGGCCGGCAGCGCTGCACTGCGCCGCCGCGTCGGCTACGTGACGCAGGAGCCGACCATCTACCCCGACCTGCGGGTCATCGACAACGCCCGCTACTTCGCCGCGCTGTATGGCACCGATGCCCGCGCGGCCGACGACGCGATCGCGGCCGTCGGCCTGGACGACCATCGAACGGCCCTGTGCGGCAACCTTTCCGGAGGTCAACGCACCCGGGTGTCGCTGGCCTGCGCACTGGTGTCACACCCCGACCTGCTGGTGCTCGACGAGCCCACCGTCGGCCTCGATCCGGTACTACGGGTCGACCTGTGGGAGCAGTTCCGAAAGCTCGCCGACGGCGGCACCACCCTGCTGGTCTCCAGCCATGTCATGGACGAGGCCGACCACTGCGGCGACCTGCTGCTCCTGCGGGAAGGACGACTGCTCGCGCACACCTCACCCGCCCAACTGCGAGAGGACACCGGATGTACATCACTGGAGGACGCATTTCTCTCCGTCATCCGGCACGGCACCGCGGCGTGA
- a CDS encoding ABC transporter permease — protein MPGLRAYLATTARILRQLAADHRSMAMIMLVPTLVITLMYFMFAEVPHPPGTPSPFNNACLIMLGVFPLVVMFLITSITMQRERVSGTLERILTTPLRRFDLLAAYGTAFSIAAAAQAALACGVAFWLLGFDTAGSPVWVFVIAIVNAVLGVGLGLLCSAFARTEFQAVQFMPVVVVPQLLLCGILVPREALPDWLQWISNALPASYALEALQQVGAYAELTAIAVRDIAVVIGFAVVALVLAAGTLRRRTP, from the coding sequence ATGCCGGGGCTGCGGGCCTACCTGGCCACCACCGCCCGCATCCTGCGACAGCTGGCCGCCGATCACCGCAGCATGGCGATGATCATGCTGGTCCCCACGCTGGTCATCACGCTGATGTACTTCATGTTCGCCGAGGTGCCACACCCCCCGGGTACTCCATCGCCGTTCAACAACGCGTGTCTGATCATGCTGGGGGTCTTCCCGCTGGTGGTGATGTTTCTGATCACCTCGATCACCATGCAGCGCGAACGCGTGTCGGGCACGCTGGAGCGGATTCTGACCACCCCGCTGCGGCGGTTCGACCTGCTCGCCGCGTACGGCACGGCGTTCTCCATCGCCGCCGCCGCGCAGGCCGCGCTGGCGTGTGGTGTCGCGTTCTGGTTACTCGGGTTCGATACCGCGGGCAGCCCGGTCTGGGTGTTCGTGATCGCCATCGTCAATGCCGTGCTGGGTGTCGGCCTGGGCCTGCTGTGCAGCGCCTTCGCCCGCACCGAGTTCCAGGCGGTGCAGTTCATGCCGGTGGTCGTGGTGCCCCAGCTGCTGCTGTGCGGGATTCTGGTGCCGCGCGAGGCCTTACCGGACTGGCTGCAATGGATCAGCAATGCGCTGCCCGCCAGCTACGCTCTGGAAGCGTTGCAACAGGTCGGAGCGTACGCCGAACTCACCGCGATCGCGGTTCGCGATATCGCGGTCGTGATCGGCTTCGCGGTCGTCGCGCTGGTATTGGCGGCGGGGACTCTGCGACGCCGGACCCCGTGA
- a CDS encoding TetR family transcriptional regulator encodes MTSSADRKRPGRPPGSSESRQRILDSARELFARNGFDKTSIRAVAAGAGVDGALVHHYYGTKQQLFAAAIAIPIDPMQVIGPLRETPVEQIGTVLPSILLPLWDSELGKGFIATLRSLLAGADVGLVRSFLQEVITVEIGSRVDNPPGSGAIRVQFLASQLVGVVMVRYILELQPFAGLAPQVIADTIAPNLQRYLTGDLPALR; translated from the coding sequence GTGACCAGCAGCGCTGATCGCAAACGCCCCGGGCGACCGCCGGGCAGCTCCGAGAGCCGCCAGCGAATTCTGGACAGCGCACGGGAATTGTTTGCGCGCAACGGTTTCGACAAAACGTCGATCCGCGCCGTCGCCGCGGGCGCCGGCGTGGACGGCGCCCTGGTGCATCACTACTACGGCACCAAGCAGCAGCTGTTCGCCGCCGCCATCGCGATCCCGATCGACCCGATGCAGGTGATCGGTCCGCTGCGCGAGACCCCGGTCGAACAGATCGGCACTGTGCTTCCGTCGATCCTGTTGCCGCTGTGGGATTCCGAACTCGGGAAGGGTTTCATCGCCACGCTGCGGTCACTGTTGGCAGGGGCCGATGTCGGGCTGGTCCGATCGTTCCTGCAGGAGGTCATCACCGTCGAGATCGGCTCCCGGGTGGACAACCCGCCCGGTTCCGGCGCGATCAGGGTGCAGTTCTTGGCATCACAATTGGTCGGGGTGGTGATGGTGCGCTACATCCTGGAACTGCAGCCGTTCGCGGGGCTGGCGCCGCAGGTCATCGCCGACACCATCGCGCCGAACCTGCAGCGTTATCTCACCGGGGATCTGCCTGCGCTGCGCTGA